One segment of Tenrec ecaudatus isolate mTenEca1 chromosome 1, mTenEca1.hap1, whole genome shotgun sequence DNA contains the following:
- the LOC142451328 gene encoding olfactory receptor 7G2-like: MTAENQTHVSKFLLLGLTEDPELLPLLFTMFVTILYLVTVLGNLLMVWAVISDSHLHTPMYFFLSHLSFTDICVSTTTIPKMLVSILTQNQTITFTGCLSQIFFVLFFCAFENFLLAAMAYDRYVAICSPLRYTVIMNPCFCCLLMLLSLLASLLVALLHSLMILHLSFCTDLEIPQFFCELAQLLEIACSSTLINNILIYIVASILGGAPVSGIIFSYTQIVSSVLRIPSSSGMYKVFSTCGSHLSVVSLFYGTSVGVYISSLFTQSSRKMAVASVMYIVVPQMMKPFIYSLRNKDIKASLRNLFC, from the exons ATGACAGCTGA AAACCAAACACATGTTTCAAAGTTCTTGCTTCTTGGACTAACAGAAGATCCAGAACTGCTGCCTCTCCTCTTTACCATGTTCGTGACCAT CCTGTACCTGGTCACTGTCCTTGGAAACCTGCTCATGGTCTGGGCTGTCATCTCTGACTCCCAcctgcacacacccatgtacttctttctctcccatctctcctttaCTGACATCTGTGTAAGCACAACTACCATCCCAAAGATGTTGGTGAGCATCCTCACACAGAACCAGACCATCACTTTTACAGGCTGCCTCAGCCAGATTTTCTTTGTCCTGTTTTTTTGTGCTTTTGAAAATTTTCTCCTAGCAgcaatggcctatgaccgctatgtggccatttgTTCCCCACTGAGGTACACAGTCATCATGAATCCCTGCTTCTGTTGCCTGCTCATGCTGCTTTCCTTGCTAGCTAGTTTATTGGTTGCCCTGCTGCACAGTCTGATGATTTTGCATCTGTCTTTCTGCACAGACCTGGAAATCCCTCAGTTTTTCTGTGAACTTGCTCAGCTCCTTGAGATTGCCTGCTCCAGCACCCTCATTAATAATATCCTCATATACATTGTTGCTTCTATTTTGGGAGGTGCTCCTGTGTCTGGAATCATATTCTCTTACACCCAAATTGTCTCCTCTGTTTTGAGGATACCATCATCTAGTGGGATGTATAAAGTGTTTTCCACCTGTGGGTCTCATCTGTCAGTTGTTTCACTGTTCTATGGGACCAGTGTTGGTGTGTATATAAGTTCTTTATTCACACAGTCTTCCAGAAAAATGGCAGTAGCCTCGGTGATGTACATTGTGGTGCCCCAAATGATGAAGCCTTTCATTTACAGTCTGAGGAACAAAGACATAAAGGCAAGCTTGAGAAACCTTTTTTGTTAG